The following DNA comes from Pongo pygmaeus isolate AG05252 chromosome 9, NHGRI_mPonPyg2-v2.0_pri, whole genome shotgun sequence.
TTGGTCACCTATAAGCTGACAAAGTGACAAATCTATACATCTACTGTGTATGTACATGTAAAGAGGAGTGAATTCATTTCCTAagactgctgtaacaaactatCACAAACTGTggaacttaaaacaacagaaatttattgttttgtggctctggaggctagaagtaaGAAAGCAATGTGTTAGCAGCAGGGTCATGCTCTCTGACGGATCTGAAAAAGAATGCGTTTTATACCTTTCCCCTGGCTTCAGGTGTGCTCCAGCAATCCTTGGTGTTCATTGATTTGCAACTGCTTAACTCCATAATCTCTGCTTTCAAGGTCACATGACTTTCTCCCTATATGTCTCTGTCTTTACTTGGTCAGCATCACCCTGtgtccatttctctctcttcatacgcatttttttttttttttttttttttttttgagatagagtctcactctgtcgcccaggctagagtgcagtggcccgatctcagctcactgcaacctccgcctcccgggttcaagctattctcctgcctcagcctcccgagtagctggaattacaggcatgagccaccacgcccggctaatttttgtgtttttagtagagacggggtttcgccatgttggccaggctggtctcgaattcctgacctcaggtgatccgcccgcctcggcctcccaaagtgctggaattacaggcgtgagccactgtgcccggcctgcatatatgtatgtatgtatatatgtgtctatctatctatctagacaCTAGGCATTTTGGATTAGGCGCCCACCTATGCctgtatgacttcatcttaacaaattacatctgcaatgaccgtATTTCcacataaggtcacattctgagttacTGCAGGTTAGGACTTAACATAGCTTTTTGGGGACGGGAAGAATCATGGGggaagacacaattcaacccataacaaggAATAATTTTGACAGTCATTGCCGATTTGCAGATGTTAAGCCTCAAAAACAAACTATAATATTATTGTTCATTAACACATAAATGTGTAGGTATGTTTTTTCCCCTTAAAGAAACACACTGATGTAATTAAAAGCAATCCACTACTTTTCCCTTTAgtgctgtaatttttttaactggAATGATTacttcaataaaagaaaaatttcactaTCTGCGTTTCTTTTCCGGGCATCGTTATTACCCATTTCACCATTACTACTGAAAATCACTGTGTTAAAAACGATCCGTACAGGTGTCAGCCAGGCCAGCTGGCCACTGCTGGACCGGGTAGGGCCGTCAGCCCGCAGGACCCCGAACCCTCCGGGTGCCTTTCTTTTCAGACGCTCTCTTTCCCAGGAGTCTCCGCGGCGTAGCGTCCCATCGCCCTAAATGCCACTGGCTGACGCAGCCCAAAAAAAAACCCGATGGCCCGCTTATCCCACACTAGGGGGCGCCTGGTTCTTCGGCCGCCACAGAGCGCTCTGGATGCCTGAAGCCCGCCCAGCTCGCCGCCTCTGGAGAAGCTCAACACTGTTTCTCCGCCCTTCCCGAGATTGCCAACGAGGCAGGCTCTGATGCGCATGCGCAAGCACGTTCACCGCGCTCCGAGCTAAGGCGCATGCGTCCCCTGAAATTGCCTCCACCCAGTCTACCTTCCAGTTTCCAGTTCCGGCCTCCAAGGGGCTGGCAGAAGCTGGAAACATGCGGCTGTCAGTCTGTGCAGCGATCTCCCATGGCCGCGTATTTCGCCGTATGGGCCTCGGTCCCGAGTCCCGCATCCATCTGTTGCGGAACTTGCTCACAGGGCTGGTGCGGCACGAACGCATCGAGGCACCATGGGCGCGTGTGGACGAGATGAGGGGCTACGCGGAGAAGGTGAGGAGCGGGGCCCTCTTGTCCACTCTGCGGGTCTGGCCTGAGGGGGCGGGGCCGGCTGCAAGTGGAAAGGGACTGACTGGGACCAACCTGGTAAACCATTCCCCAAGTCTGAGTTCCCTAGAACCCTGGGCTGAACCCGCCCCTCCATCGCCTCTAATGGAAGACTGGTTAGGGCTGCGGAGTTACGGGTGGCATAGATTGGAGATGCTTTGCTAGTGAAAAGAATGGATTGCCGTCCGGCATTAGAGAAATTAGATTGGCACCTTGTTTTCTTGCTCGGTTGGATCCCTGATGTTATGTCCTCACAGCTCATCGACTATGGGAAGCTGGGAGACACCAACGAACGAGCCATGCGCATGGCTGACTTCTGGCTCACAGTGAGTGCGTCCTGTCTGCCTTCAAAATCCCACCCTTTgctccctgggggtgggggttggaagAAGGAGAACTGTGCAGAATTAAACTTGGGTACTCATTTATGGGCCAGTGTTGCTAACTAAATTAGAAACTGTGTCTTAAGTTAGGTGAAGTCAATGTGAATATACCTCTGCACAAATGCCTATAAACGACCCCTTTGTGTAACACTGACTCTGCCAGATTGGCGAGGGGAGGGGGAGGTCTTTCTATGTGTGGATGGACCTTACCTTTGGGAGTGGTGTAAAGTTAAATGTCTCTGCAGTTTTGCCTGACCCTGCTGTCTCTTGGATAATTCTCCCTCTAGGAGAAGGATTTGATCCCAAAGCTGTTTCAAGTACTGGCCCCTCGGTACAAAGATCAAAACGGGGGCTACACAAGAATGCGGCAGATCCCAAATCGGAGTTTGGATCGGGCCAAGATGGCAGTGATCGAGTATAAAGGGAATtgcctcccacccctgcctctgcctcgcAGAGACAGCCACCTTACACTCCTAAACCAGCTGCTGCAGGGTTTGCGGCAGGACCTCAGCCAGAGCCAGGAAGCAAGCAACCACAGCTCCCACACAGCTCAAACACCAGGGATTTAACTGGATCTGAAGAGTCTGCAGCCCTTAATCAGTACCCATGATCACAGGCCTTTGGAGCGCTTTTACTCTCTGAGAAGAACTGGAGCTAGAGATGTAAAATGGACAGTCTTGATGGGGTTGAGAACCTTCTGGGGAGCCAGATGACCCTCTCTTTGCacaatagataaaagtctttatatgaatatatataaattcatttcttttttccttcctgtggGATTTCTGGAGAATGAGAATTATCCAAATGCTCAGTCTACCTGAGATAGTAAATTCATGGCTTATGCTTCTGGTCCTTAAATTTGGGTTATTTTTGGTTAgtgcaattttgtttttcttaatgccaGTTTACATGGGAATACATCCTATAATTCCAAATGTTGCCAAAGATGGTTGTGTTTTGATATCTGGTCTCCGAGAGATGAGTGCTTGGGATTTCTTAGAGAAAGATTACTTCCTGACAGGGGTAGGGGAGtgacaatctgcaagtgaaactTCCTTAAACAATCTAGTATCCTACGAACCTTCAGGGGATACTGCAATCAGTCCTCTGTTTTGAGGCAGGATCACACATTACCTTAATGTGTTCCCTTCAACCCCCTGAATGGGCCTGGGAGGAGAGGACCCAAGAACTCAGATGTTCCACCAGTTTGGCCAAAGGGGTGGAGACATTCAGCAGAGGATGTTGGGCTCCAGGATAAGCTCCTTCCTCTTGGTGGTGGGAAGGGGTAAGAAAGAGGGTCTATGCGAGAGAAGGATTAGGAAATTAAACCTCCTGGGAATTTCCTGGAAGTTTTAATTGTTGTCAAATCTGGCCTCTCTGGGAACCCAGAAAAGGGAAATCCGGCTTCAGAATATGAGAAGCTGGGAGCCCCTTTCTTGGCACAGCCAGGCTGCCGTTCCCTTGGGTTCAGAGGCTTTAGTAGGGTGGTAGTTATGGAGAGACTTAGAAAGGAGCCGTCACTCTTGGTCTGAACACTTGATAGCAGTGCCTGATAATTGCCATATCCCCAGTAAAGTAGGTAGAAGAGATTTTATCTTAGGCTCTATCTTCTGAGTGTATTTGGCCCACTGAACCCATCCACTGTCTGAGATAATAAGTAAGAGTAAGGGTAGAGGGATCACTGGTGTAGCAGACATGGATTCAGTGACAGAACGAACTATTCTGGTGCTAATTTAGCTGTAGCTGCCTTAGTCTGATACTCGTCTACTCCCAGCAGAgctctttatctctttttctctacTCTGGTTTGTTCACACTATAGCCAGAAAGctgttatattttaaatgaaatatagtagacactcaaaacatttatgaaataaagCTACAACTCTGCTTCTGCTAAAAAAAATACCCCTCTTCTATCTTAGCATGAATATCCACCCTAGCTAGATATCTAGGAGTCATACCTGACTTCTAGAGAAACCACTTTCCTTAAAAccacatctttattttaaatagatggATTGTGGCTGGGCTCCTGTAGCTTTTCCTCTTAGACCCCAGAAATATATCTCCCTTTGGGACTTCCAACAGTTCCCTACATGCTTTTTGAGCATCTGCTAGTTTCCAGCATCAATTTAGGCAGAAGGGATACAATATCACACTTCGTCTAATAGAGACTAGAGATAAGAAACAACCTGTACCATCAATGAGCTCACAATAACAGGCCACTGCCACTACCACAGTGGCCTCAAGGGACACTGCTTCCCCTTTAATGTTTTGGTCCAAATAAAAGTACATGAATCCTAAAACGTTTGCTAAAGGCTCAGGGATAACACAAGGAAAGTAACAGCGTCAAGAATTTtactgccgggcgcagtggctcacgcctgtaatcccagcactttgggaggccaaggcaggcggatcataaggtcaggagatcaagaccatcctggctaacacggtgaaaccctgtctctactaaaaatacaaaaagttagctgggcgtggtggtgggcgcctatagtcctagctactcaggaggctgaggcaggagaatggcgtgaacctgggaggcggagcttgcagtgagctgagattgcaccactgcactccagcctgggcaacagagcgagactctgtctcaaaaaaaaaaaaaagaattttactaATCTGGCTTATAAATAACTTTTCTTCAACTAGTGGACTGCTCCCCCCAAGTCCATCTAGGCACCTCTTTAATACATTCCAAACCCAAGAGCACCACTCTCAAAGGTTCCCACCATCTTGGGCTCCAGTTCTTTACAGTAAGGTTGACAAAGAATGATCACTCCTTTCTCAAAAGGTAACAAGTTTAGGCTTTACAGTTAATACACTGTAAGCCTGATATCTTGGGGAGATGACTAGAAAAGTCAGAGATTATTTCCTTACCCTCATCTACACTGAAACTAACAAGTCATGTTTATTTCCATAATGTTTCTCAAATCTGCAGTCAACTCGCTCCCTAATATGAAATCCAAGATACCTCTATCCTGGATTACTGCAACAACCTCCTAACTTACCTCCCTGTACTCTTTGGCTGTAGTGACGGGAATCTGATCATCTTAATTCCCTGGTGATGATCTCCAGTTGTTTATTTCCTACAGGAAAGAGTCCAGATTCCTTATCATGACTCC
Coding sequences within:
- the MRPL17 gene encoding large ribosomal subunit protein bL17m — translated: MRLSVCAAISHGRVFRRMGLGPESRIHLLRNLLTGLVRHERIEAPWARVDEMRGYAEKLIDYGKLGDTNERAMRMADFWLTEKDLIPKLFQVLAPRYKDQNGGYTRMRQIPNRSLDRAKMAVIEYKGNCLPPLPLPRRDSHLTLLNQLLQGLRQDLSQSQEASNHSSHTAQTPGI